Sequence from the Cucurbita pepo subsp. pepo cultivar mu-cu-16 chromosome LG02, ASM280686v2, whole genome shotgun sequence genome:
CAAAATAGTGCTCGACATTGGAAAGACAGTTATTCAATGTCCATTGGCTAAGCCTTATATGCACGATATACTGCTTTCCATGGTATTAGCAGAGGTATGTTGTTATGGACAGTAGGCCAAGACTCCTGGAACACCCCATTCTTATTTTAGTCTTGTTATACTTCCTATTCTTATATTAGGTGCTTTCTTGAAGTGTGCAATTGCAAAGATTGGTTTTGAGAAGAACACGGTGTCTCAAGGTTTTGAAGCTCTGGCACGTGCTCAATATCTACTAAGAGGTCAAACATCTCTTCGGAAACTAAAATTGTTATCTCAGGTGAAAGTCCAGTTCTTTTATTatgtcaattttttattctaataaaCTGTTAGGAAATTTAATGCTCCGCCTATTATGCATGTAGACTCTTGTACCTTGACTTGGCCGATCACCGTTTTTTCTCTGTGATAGTATATTTTCTTTCCCCATTGGGGGTTTCTAGCTTGTGTATATAATATCTAGAGTGTTCTTGAGAAGAAATCCAACTTTTGTTGAATTAGTGAACAGTTCTGAAGTACAATACTTAgcaataaaatttgataattttgaaaacgAATAGGGATTTCGAGCAATGTAAAGGTCACTCTCACTCTTcagttttctttcatttttggtCTCTCTCCTTTGTTGCTCAGTGTGTAAGAATTGGTTTTCACTTTGGATTATGGATTTGTCATTCGAGTATTTGTTAAGTTTAGAACAAGTATTCTTGtttatagattaaaaatgGTATGTTCATTATTGAAGAAAAGGGGAGGAATATTCAGCTTCTTCTCTATCTATCcataattagtattttttgtatttggaATAATAGTTTTGTTATTGTACAAAAGAGGTAGATCTTTTGCGAGAATAAGTACCTTCgtaatttcatatttgatCCGTGTttttagattgaaaatgatagGTACATTACTGAGAAAGGTTAAATTGACATTACTTTGAGTTGGTTACCTACTAATTGCTTTGCTCACCCAAGGCTCCCAATAGGCCAATACTAACATTTTCGTGGTCTGTACAAGATATTGTTAAAGAAtgcaaaagaatttttttttttaagagaaccTTTTCATTGATAAGTGAAAAGTTACAATAGTAAAACCCAAGTTAAGTCTATTTATCCGAAATGAACAAagtaacaaaatttcaaaagaccATCAACCTAACCCACCCACAACAACCAACTCAACCTAGATTACAAAAGGACTCCCATGAGtacatatttcaaataaagaactattgcaaaaatataaagaaagaatGCGCCATGAAGCTGACACTTGTTTCATGAAAGAAAATCTCTTTTCCCGTAATATGCTTTTATCTTACAAAATTATCGaacttttttccttcaaatgtCTCATAAAAAAGTCTTTATTGAATCAATCCACAATACATTCTTTTGCCTACCTTCTGAATCCATTTCATTCTggtagagaaaataaatattttagctTACTGATATAAATTGTGAGGCCCCTAATTGTAGAAGTGTATGTTAGGAGGGCAAAGATGGAAATATTCACTTCATCAGTTAATGCCCGTTGTTAGTATTCATATTTTGGATGGTACTTTTGTCGAGGCTCATGTTTTGTTGGTTAGTTTGTCATACCAGTCTGGATATGAAAAGGGAGAGACCCACCCTCTCGAAAGGTTGTTGAAACTTGGAATCTCATTCTTTATTGATTAACTATATCATTGTAAGAAGGATCCTTACAAAGTTGTATAAGAGAAATCATCCCGGGTAAGATGAGGAGCATGTCACAATGCATACTTGAAGAACGAATGGAGAGTTGAAGAAAAGTATGTAATCAGTTTGTGATAAGATCCCAGAGCTAGAAAAATTTATGGGCGAAAATGAATAGAAATATTAGGAGGCTCTTCCCAAGTATGGAGGACCACCGTCAGACAacaaatgataattaaaagGTTTTAGCTACTGAAGTATGAACACAATTCTCTACATAAAGAGGGACCTAGGACAAAAAATAGACCCTTGAGGCAGAATGGGGATGAACAAGCAGTAAAGGGAGTGCAAGGATGAAAAATCGAGAGGACAAAAATCGAATAATAACGAATAGTCATACATGAATTCAAAAGGGTTGATGTATTAGTGCTTGACAGCGACCAGCTGAATGATTGACTCTTTTGAGCAAAGTGACGTTTTGATATACATCAGTTATCAGAGGCAGAGAAGGAGACAGTAACAACAATCAATTTTATTGGAGTTGCACTTCATTGGTCCCATTGGGCTGAGAGAAGGAACCCATTTGAAGACTAGAGAGACCTGAAGAGAAGGTTATTGAACTGCTTCTGGCCGTCGCAAGAGGTTCCATATGTTCTTGCTTCCTAGCCAATCGACAAGAGAGCACAATTGCTGACTTTTGGGCATGTTTTGATGCATTGTTTGGGcctttttaccatttttccAAGGAAGTAATGGAGGAAATGTTTCTAAAGGGTTGGAGGATGAAATTTGTACTGAAGTACTATGCTTCAAACCCCTACGCTTAGAGGCCATGATGAAGGTGACAAAGGATAAGAACATGCCCATATGGCCTTGGGATGGGCTCAAGTAAGTTACTTAAACCAAACAATTCTAGTACTACGTTGATGAGTAGCACAAAGAACATGCTAACAAAGACTTTAATGATGGTGATTGTTGTGCATCCCATTCTCACGATAACATTGGCTAGCCCTCAACCTACCCAGTGTAGGCAACTGTCTTACAAGTGCCTAACTGATACACAACTGTAgtcacaaaaaaagaaaggtgtTACCAATGCAATGAGAAGTTCTTTGTAGGTAAAAAATGTGAAAGCAAGGAATTGAGATTTCTAGTTGAGTGACGAAATAGCATCAGAGGAATTGTGCTGAGTAGAAGGAAATTTGGATGGAGATTTATTTGACAACGGAATGGAAGGTGAAGGATAGAGGAACAAGGTGGTGGAGTTTTCTACCCTGGGAATGGTGAAGGTGAGAGGAACAATCAAGCATGAAGAAGTCGTCATCCTTGTAGACTGTGGGGCTACCAATAACTTAATCTTTGACAGTGGTCGAGAAACTCAAGTTACTACTAACTTTGAGGTGATCATGGGCACAAGAACCGCGGTAAGGGGGAAAGGAATATGTAAGGgaatggaataaaaaaatttgagtttgagatcccacgagtgaaatttgtaaaaatcattttaaaattacaaatcctcttaaataaaaaattggtattTAGGACAATTACAGGAGTTAAAACGAATGCCTAGAAATAGCTGAAACTAAGGGTAATCTTGAGACTCCTGATTTGCGTTGTCACCATGGCTAGCAAGAATGCCTTTGTCACTCGCTTCGTACATTTAGGTTATTCgggtaaaaaaaaagcatGAAGCCTGGGTGAATTAACgaatactcaataagtagtCTCTTTGGTGTGGTTGGAGCTGCAATCATATGTAAAATTATGATACTGAATACATGTGGATCTTGACAAATTTACAAGAATGTGTTTTGATACATATGGGGTATTAACAGAAATCATGGCAACATTCTAACTCATTTACACTAACATGTTTTGGTACATACGTGACGTTTAACTGAAATCATGACAACATTCAGTCTAACTCATTTACACTAATGTGTTCGGTATAGTTGAACAATTGACTTATCCAAGACTACCAACTATGGTGCCTATGAGGGTCAATCCTGTAAAGTCAAACTCCATTGGAGATTAGTTAGCGATCCTCCAGTGGTGCTAGGTCCCTCCCAACATAGTACCTCATGAACAGTGTTATGTGCCATTATGGTGACTATGCGGGTCAATTCTGTAAGGTCAGCCCCCACGGGAAGTTAGCTGTGACCTTCTATACATACCGATTAAACCTCAAACACGATGTGCTGACAATGTAAATACCTTAGTTGTACTGTCCTTTATTGTTGTATTACATTCTTTATTTCAGGTATTCTTATACACATACAGATTAAGCCTTAAACACGATGTGCTGACAATAGATCCTAATAGTGCAATGGAGTCGATGGACTGGTTCACTTGCActaaaaaacaacattttaaaacaaccTCAGATAGCATTATTAGCATTTACgaaaattcatgaaaatttggcagtcttttctaaaaaattgaaaaacatgcaattagtttttattttttcttaatgaaatATCTTTCATATTTCTCATATGAAAAATGTGTGGTAGGATTGTAACCAGTAAATTTTCAAGATGTTTTGGGatgtaaaataatttagggATGTCATGTTCTTaccattttagttttattatgCATTCCAAGTTTTTGTTTCCCCTCTATATTGTTTTTGTTACTTCATGATTAAAATGttacattttctaaattttatagatgGTTGATCTGCTATGTCCTATAAAAGAACAACCAAAACAAAGACTTTTTGCTTGTCCTGGTTTCAGATTGAAGAATCTTTGGAGGAACTTGCACCTGCTTGCACACTGGAGTTGTTGGGAATGCCAAGCTTACCCACCAATACTGAACGGCGAGCTGGAGCAATTGCAGCATTACGTGAATTGCTGAGACAAGGTCTTGATGTGGAAACATCGTGTCAGGTTCAAGATTGGCCATGCTTCTTAAGCCAAGCTCTTGGTAGGCTAATGGCAGCAGAATTGGTTGATCTTCTTCCATGGGATGAATTAGCTCTtataagaaagaacaagaaatcaaTTGAGTCACAGAATCAAAGGGTTGTGGTTGATTTTAATTGCTTCTATATGGCTTTCAAAGCTCATCTTGCCCTTGGATTTTCAAGCAGGCAGACAGACTTGGTAATTTCATTTGAGCATCTGATCAACCCATAGCTTAATAGCGAAGTTCTGTTATTTGCACATTTGCATACCacttttctcaaaatatttatgcATTAAGATGATTGAATAACAGTCACTAAAAACATAAGAGCGGATTTCTATATTTCCTTTAATCACTACTATTGCTTATGCTATTCTTTTGTAGATTGAAAAAGCAAAAACTATATGTGAATGTCTGATAGCATCAGAGGGAGTCGATTTGAAACTTGAGGAGGctttttgtgcttttcttcTTGGTCAGGTAAATTGTCTTTAATATTACATATGCACTTCGATAAAATAATTCCATGTTATTTACCTGTCTGAAAGTGctgaaatttgattatttagaCTTCAGTCATTCAAATGTTGGATATTATGTTTCCAGTGCAGTGATTCTGAGGTTTTTGAAAAGCTTCATCAGTCTACTTTGAATTCAAAACCAGCTATGCCTACTCGATTGTCAAATTCAGGAATGGAGAAAAAGAATGCCGAGAACACATATCAATCATTGgtaaattttctctttttgtccatttgatttagttgaattttaaGAAGTTAAACTATTGTATTTCTTATATATCTtgaatcaaatataaaaaaaaaaaactaaaaaatcatgttaaaaaaatggagagagaaaggggagAAGAGAGGGATAGGTAGAGGTGTGGTGAGGAAGAGAGGAGAGAGTAGTTGTAGAGCCCACAACGGGCGGAGTTAATAAATCAATGGTGATCTTCCTCTCGAATGCGACAAGGAGGGATGTTACTTCTTGCGTTCTCCCCTTCTAGCGAAGACCTGCATTGGCGACTCCATAGGAGGGTGAGGAATAAAACCTCTTTTCTCTCTACAAACTCTCAGGAAACCCCCCCTCCCTTCTCCCTTCTCGTGGAGAAATGCATAGACAAAGCTCAGCATGGCTCTCACGCGCATCCTTATGAACGCTAGGATCTTCTGCCAGTTTGTCTGAGTATGACGTGGCTCCCTATTTGTGTTTAGTGCTTTTGCCTTGTGGTAAGGAATTCTTCTTGGCTCGACACGTGTATGCTTTTCTTGCACAACATCCGTTGGTGTACCTTTGTTCTCGCACAAATTCCTCCATTTTCCTTCGTTCTTTCATGTGCAAGGAACTGAAAATATTCGACGCTGCATTCATTGGTGTATCTGATGCACAATTATCACAATTTAGCAAATACCTTAGAAGTTCAAATGCACAGACTTCCAACGCTTAAATACCACATGCTGAGTTTATGAATAATAAGCTTGAATGGATGCCCTTTTGGATGCATAGACATTTCGTTGAGGGTTTCAATAGGTTAGTTTCAAGTACCAAATAACTTGTTTTCGCAAGTTATCAGCGATCCATCCTTGATGAGAGCTGAAATCATTCTGAAGATGTTGGCTTGATCAGGGAATCCTATTTGAGTTACGAGACTTGAAACAGATGAACATAATGatgaagaggaaaacaaagcaaGATGAGAGACAGATTGCTACCATCTGAGGGTCGAGATTTGTTAACTGAATATGATAATATGATACTGTGTTTGGATTTCCTGAAAGGCTTCAACCAAAAGGGGGGTTGATCACCGTATTGTGTTGTAGACCGATTTCCCTTCAAACCATGAGGACTATTTATGAAGGTTTTATCAAACCATAGGGATGATTTATGAGATGTCTTGAAACCATGAGGGCACAATTCTAACTTCTAAATCATTAGGGActaaatttgaactttctcCAAACCATGAGGACCAAATACAATTAACCTACAAGGAAACATTCCCAAATATAAAGCCCTAATTTACAGCATGATTTTCTACACTTGTCAATGGTTTGCTTATGTCTATGACCAATGCACCCGAAACCTCATTTTTTTCTATGTTTATACACTTGAGTTGGAAATAGAAGTGCTACAGTTAAGCTATTCTTAAAAATCGTTTGTTTCAAACTTGATGTGGTTGAAACACGAACTTTGGGAACTTTTGACATACACAATATTTGATAGTAGCTTGGAGGCATATTCACTTTTCTGATATTGTGCAATTCGTGTCCAGGATACTGTCCTTGATCTGCTTTTCTTgatgtttataatattttcatttctaaaagGCTGTTGAACTTGAACAGGAAATATGGCTGAAGGATACTGTCCTTGGTGTCTTTAAAGATACGCGGGATTGCTCTCTGACGTTGGTAAGATTCATACCATTAGATCAGATGAATTAACACTTATCTCTTAATCAAAAAGTATACTGAACTTGGGAGAGGAAACTTCGTTTTTCTATGTTTGTGCAGACTAGATTTTTCCGCAGCGAGAAGAAAACGgaagcaaagaagaaaattaaccATTCTCATCAGAGTATAGTTCACACAAATAACAGGCCCATATCCTCTTCTTCTGTATCAGAGTGGAGGGATGTTGAGGACTCCTTTCCTAATTTGAGTACCTCACAAAATCTTGGGAACATGGTTAGACGGTTAACACCTACTAACTTGCCAAGTCAATTAGGAACggacaaaaaaacaattgatGCCAACTCATCATCAGTTCAATTGAAAAGGGACCTTCGCATaaacaaatggaaaatttcagaattatGGCTGGTCAGGGGCAGTCTTGTCAAGAACATGAAAGTTCTTTTTGTAGTTGGATGTATCAGTTTTGCTTGCTTCAAGCTAACGAGCTTGATGATAAAGATGAATCTTGTTCCTACATGGACCCCACATAAAACAAGCCTGAATACCAGCTCTCTTTTCAGCGATGAGGCTTTGTCTACAGATAATGTTATAGCTCCAAATATGAAGAGGAGTTCAAATCTTAGTAGTCTTAaaaagcttttgttgaagatAATGAGGAAGGGGAGGATTTTATCAGGCAGAAGTGATGTGCCATTATTATCTGCAATTACAGCTCCACTCAAGCTGATGTCGATTGAAGAAGCTGAAGCACTTGTGAACCAATGGCAAAAGATCAAAGCTGAAGCTCTGGGACCTAACTATGAAATATATAGACTTCCCGAAATTCTCGATGGAACAATGCTTTTCCAGGTAAAGAGTATTGAAATTTGAGCTGCTTTCATCACAATCTAAGGATCAATATTTCTTGTACATGAGAAACTGAAACTTTACTAACTACATACGTAATCAAGAAAAAGACTAATGTCAACCATTGAAGTCAGctaacaatgaaaaaaaatactaaatatctgtgaagaaaaataaaagtaataagGAAAACGTTTTTTTGGAATAGCAACAGACGTCAATGTGAGAAAACTGTTACAGTATGTGTGAACATTGCAGCTTGGTAGTCTTTTATCCTTAACTATAAGTTTACTATTGTTGGTTTAGGGCTTCCATGTACGCCTATATTTTATTAGGAACTCTTTCAGATCTATTTTTCAGAGTTTGTGTAGTCTTTAGGTTTTGACTCTGTGGattttgattagattttgtgTTTCTACACCCGTGATTGACCAATGGTCCAACAAGAGATTGCAGTGATATCTAATGTGGTTAATTTGAGGACTCGATCCATCTATGGTTCGCTGGATTGACATTAAAAATGTCTCTCTATGGCAATCTTTAGGAGAAAGCGTATATGGAGCAACCACTTAGGTTTGTTGCTCATGGGGAGAATTATGAAGTGTGTTGCCTTTGAATTAGTTCATTTCAATATTTGGGTCCTTGTCCAGTTTTATCCAAATCTAAATTTCGATATTTCGTATCTCAGTTTATAACTACTCTCATGTGActtgattttatttgatgaAGATTTGTTCTTGGTTACTTCCTGACCTTTGTAATTTTCATACTAAATGAGAAGTCCGTTTAATGTTTCCCTTCCAGTTTTGAGAAGCGAATATGCTGGTAGGTATTGTTCTAAAGCACTTAGGTCGTACTTGTGTAAGCATGAAATTCTTCGTCAATCATCTTGTGTCAATACTCCATCCCAAAATAGAGTTTATGAACGAAAGAATAGACAATTCCTTGAAACGGCAAGAGCATTATCCTTTCACATGCATGTTCCAAAGCAGTTTTGGGTTGATGCAATTTCATGGCTTGCTTCTTGATTAATCACgtcttcatttgtttttttaggatGACATTCCTTATCATattctatttcaaataaaacCTTGGTTCCCTATTTTGTCAAAAATATTTGGTTGTACTTATTTTGTTCAAGATGTACGCCCTCATCTTACAAAATTAGACTGCAAGTATCTGTAGCTTTTGATTATACTATTCTCATGTTTAGAAAAGATATAGGTTTTATTGTTCTAGTTAGAGGCCTTCCTCTCAACAACTACTAATGGTGAGATTCATAGTCAATAATACCATCAGATGAAGGCTTCAAAAACATTAATTCCTTTAGGGACCTAACTATACATCCTCCAAAAATTGAATGTGTCTTTCATCTTCTTGCTCAACCTTGACAAAGCCTTCACCAACTATCTTCGCTTCCAGTTCGAATTTCCAATGAATGGCCACGAGCTCTTGCCACTCTTGTGACTTCTTTTTTAGTGAACTGTCTTTACtctgtttccattttttttcttttttttttccgtttaACTTTGCATCTTAGAACTTCAGACTCGAGAAGGAATCGCCAAACCCATTTTGCAACCTAGATTGTGTTTCTTTAGATGTTTCAGGCTGAGGTCTTCCTTTTCAATTAGCAGCTGGGACTATGCTCCATTTTTGTCGATGAAGTTCTGCCTCTCCCCCATTAGTGTCCcagaaaaaatcattttcttatgtTTAAATATCGATAGTATATGTATTTAGccttattaatgaaaataacatcTGCGTGCATATGAAAAAGAGGCGTGTGGAAAAGttgctaatttttttaaataagatttattGGCAATATCTTTTGTTGATGGGTGTTTAATATAGTGttactttctttttggtttacAGTGGCAAGCTCTAGCTGATGCTGCAAAAGCTAAATCATGCTATTGGAAATTTGTTTTGCTGCAATCGTCTGTCCTACGAGCTCAACCTTTGTCAGATAAGTTTGGAGCAACGACGTTAGAAATTGAGGTTCATCTAGAGGAAGCAGCTGAGCTTGTCAATGAAGCTGAACCAAAGAACCCAAACTATTATAGGTACATTCTTATGCTACTCGAttagattttttgtt
This genomic interval carries:
- the LOC111787936 gene encoding plastid division protein CDP1, chloroplastic-like, whose translation is MALSCAFPTIPSSFCFLCLFHSNKSSNGFHQETKICKGFGGVTAPSSSGGIRGGDGNFIGSCSRQAAGFLITRQSSWNWRLNAVSIDSATNSRARIATLHDKGHNGAAATLEFHVTCYQLIGVPEKSEKDEIVKSVMELRNAEIEEGYSVDAIASRQDLLMDVRDKLLFEPHYAGNMKENISPKSSIRIPWAWLPGALCLLQEVGQAKIVLDIGKTVIQCPLAKPYMHDILLSMVLAECAIAKIGFEKNTVSQGFEALARAQYLLRGQTSLRKLKLLSQIEESLEELAPACTLELLGMPSLPTNTERRAGAIAALRELLRQGLDVETSCQVQDWPCFLSQALGRLMAAELVDLLPWDELALIRKNKKSIESQNQRVVVDFNCFYMAFKAHLALGFSSRQTDLIEKAKTICECLIASEGVDLKLEEAFCAFLLGQCSDSEVFEKLHQSTLNSKPAMPTRLSNSGMEKKNAENTYQSLEIWLKDTVLGVFKDTRDCSLTLTRFFRSEKKTEAKKKINHSHQSIVHTNNRPISSSSVSEWRDVEDSFPNLSTSQNLGNMVRRLTPTNLPSQLGTDKKTIDANSSSVQLKRDLRINKWKISELWLVRGSLVKNMKVLFVVGCISFACFKLTSLMIKMNLVPTWTPHKTSLNTSSLFSDEALSTDNVIAPNMKRSSNLSSLKKLLLKIMRKGRILSGRSDVPLLSAITAPLKLMSIEEAEALVNQWQKIKAEALGPNYEIYRLPEILDGTMLFQWQALADAAKAKSCYWKFVLLQSSVLRAQPLSDKFGATTLEIEVHLEEAAELVNEAEPKNPNYYSNYKVRYVVKRHQDGSWKFYEGDILVPT